A part of Molothrus aeneus isolate 106 chromosome 10, BPBGC_Maene_1.0, whole genome shotgun sequence genomic DNA contains:
- the LOC136560807 gene encoding vesicle-associated membrane protein 2-like, which yields MSVPASAQGPAGAAGAAGPPPATNVSSNKRLQQTQAQVDEVVDIMRMNVDKVLERDQKLSELDNRADALQAGASQFETSAAKLKRKYWWKNCKMMIILGVVCAVILIIIIIYFST from the exons GTCTGTTCCAGCATCTGCCCAGggtcctgcaggggctgcaggggctgcagggccccCTCCTGCCACCAACGTGTCCAGCAAcaagaggctgcagcagacacaAGCCCAGGTGGACGAG GTTGTGGACATCATGAGGATGAACGTGGACAAGGTGCTGGAAAGGGACCAGAAGCTGTCAGAGCTCGACAACCGGGCAGATGCATTGCAAGCAGGTGCCTCACAGTTTGAGACCAGTGCAGCCAAGCTGAAGAGGAAATACTGGTGGAAAAATTGCAAG ATGATGATCATCCTCGGTGTAGTATGTGCAGTCATTCTCATTATAATTATAA